The sequence GATCAGGCCGGTGGACAGCGAGCGGCCCGCCCTTTCGCCTTCGCGGGTGCTGCCGTCGCCGTGCAGCTCGTACTTGTTGGCATAGCCGCGCGGCGTGACCATCAGGCCGTGGCGCACGAAGGTGTGGCTGTTACCGATTAGGACCGTGGTCAGCATGCCGATGTCGCACTCGCTCATCTTGTCCAGCGTCGTGAATTCGATGCGCTCGCGGCGCCGGTAGGCCGACTTGACCACCGCCACCGGCGTGCCGGGCCGGCGATGCCGCAGGAACAGCTGCTGCGCCTGCACGATCTGCTGGGTGCGCCGGCCGCTCTTGGGGTTGTACAGCGCCACCACGAAGTCGGCGGCGGCCACCGCGTCCAGGCGGCGCGCGATCACCGGCCAGGGCGTGAGCAGGTCGGACAGCGAGATCGAGCAAAAGTCGTGTGTCAGCGGCGCGCCGACCAGCGCCGCGCAGGCGTTGATGGCCGACGCGCCCGGAACGACTTCGACCTCTACATCGGACTCGGGCGTCCAGCCGGCCTGGAACAGCACCTCGTAGGTTGGCCCGGCCATGCCGTACACGCCGGCATCGCCGCTGGAGATCAGCGCGACCTTCTTGCCTTCGCGGGCGCTGGCCAGCGCATGCACGGCGCGGTCCAGCTCCTCGGTCATGCCCTTGCGGACGACTTCCTTGCCTTCGAGCAAGTCGGCCACCAGCTTGATGTAGGTGACATAGCCGACCACCACGTCGGCCTCGGCAATGGCAGCGCGCGCGCGGTGCGTCATGTGCTCGTGGCTGCCGGGGCCAATGCCGACCAGCATGATTTTTCCCTGGGGGCCGGTCATGGGTTCACCGCCGTCGCGGCTGATGCGCGCGGCCTGGAGCCGTCAAAAGTTGCCGCCAGCACCGGGCGCAGCCAGCGCTGGAACGCCGCGCCGCACACGAAACCCATCGACGCCCAGAACGACAGCGACACCCAGGTGGTGGCCCAGATGAACTGCGCGCCGAGTTCGCGCAACTGCGCCTGCGCCGGGCCGCTGAAACCGGCCAGCGGGTCGGCGCCGATGTGCGGCGCGCCGACGACGAAAGGCAAGGCCAGCCACGCCGTGGCAGCGGCCCAGCGCAAGGGACTGCGCAAACCCGCCAGCGAGGCGCAGGCCAGGGCCGCGCTGCCTGCGGCCAGCACCCACCAGCCCTGGCGCGAGCCCAGGCGGGCGGCATCCATGCCCGGAATCTCGGCATGCAGGCCCAGCGAAGGCCAGAAATGAAAGCTGAGCCAGCCAGCGGCGGCCACCAGCAAGCCCAGCGGCAAGGAACCGGCGGCCGTGCCGCGCCACAGGCAGACGCCCATGACGGCAAACACCAGCAGCGCCATGCTGAAGGCATGCAGGACATTGGCCGTCCAGGTCCAGAAAATCCGCTCGGCGCCATCGGCCGGCGCCCATTCCCCGGCCGCGCCGTGTTCATGTTCATGCGCTGGCGCCACACCTTCGACGTGGGCATGCGGCATCACGGCTACCGGCGCTGCCGGTGCTTCGGCCTTCTGCCCTTCGTACACCTCGGCGGCCAGAATAATCGGCACCGCCTGCCACTGCTGCACCCCGGACTGGACACTGCCCACCAGCAAGGCGGCGGCCAGCGCCGCCCAGATCAGTCGTTGAAAAATCATGAAAGCCCTCCCGGTTCAATGGCAAGGCTTGACGGTGACGTGGCGCACGTCATGCGCGGCGTTGTGCGCCAGCGGGCTTTCGGCAAAGGCCACGCCGTACAGCACGACCAGGCCCAGGGCGGCGCCGGCGGCGAGTTGCAGCAGCAGGCTGCGGGTTGCGCTGGCGGGGTAAACGGTGGAAGAAGAGACGGAAGATGCGTTCATGGGTTGCTCCATTTCAGGGTTGAGAAACTAAAAATAAAATTACAGCGGGAAACCGTTGCAGCGGGCTAATGAAACCGTGGCGTGGCGCCCGTCGGCGCCCCGGTGCTTGTGCTTTTCGACCAGCAGCGCCGTGGCGGGAAGCACTGGCCCCATCGCCGATGCGGCCAGCAGCGCGGCGGCTTCGCTGACCGACGGGCTGCCGGTGTACTTGCGCACCGTCTCGGACGGGTTGGGCACGGGCACGGCGGCCAGTTGTCCGGGGGTGTAGAACGTCATGCGCCAGCCATGCTGCGCGGCCAACGCCAGCAGCCCCGGCTCGTCGGCCTTGAGGTCGATGCTGGCAGCCGCCGCCACGTCGGCCAGGCAGGCGCCGGCCAGCGCCAGCGCTTCGCCCAGGGCCTGCTGCAGCGTGGCCAGCGGCGTGCCCCGGTCGCAGCCCAGGCCGACGGCGATTTTCAGGGTCGCAGCGCTCATGCGGCTTGCGGCGGGCGGTACACCACCAGGCGCTCGTTCAGCTGCTGCCAGCGCTCGTCCGTCACCTCGGCATGGGTGATCCACAGCACGGCCTTGAAGTGGCTCAGGTCCACGTCGTCAAAGCGCTCGAACTTGTGGATGGTCGCCGGCAGCGGCGTCGGCCGGGTCCACCAGTCGGGGCTGCCGGCTTCCTGCACGACGGCAATCGGCTCGCCGTTGACGACATGCGCCGAGACGCGGGTGATGTTGAGCTTGGGCGCCTCGACCTTCCAGCCCAGCTCGCGGCCCAGAATGTCCACTGGAATGGTTTTGCCCACGTCGGACGCGGTGGTCAGGACGGCGGTGGCGCCGAGCAGCGCGGCGACCTGCTCGGCCATGGCATTGGCGCCGCCGACGTGGCCCGACAGCACCGGAATGACAAACTGCCCGGCGTCATCGACCACCAGCACGCCCGGGTCTTCGTCCTTGCTTTTCAGGTGCGGCGCAATCAGGCGCACCACCGCGCCCAGCGAAACGAAGAAAACGACCTGGTCAAACCCGGTGAACAGCGTGGCGATCTCGTCGCGGAAAGCGCCGCTGTAGGCACGCACCGGGTTGGGCAAACCGGCCATGAGTGGCGCAAATTTTTCAGCCACACAGACGCTGGCCTGCGGCAACTGGCGCGCCAGTCCGGCGGTTTGCTGCGCGCCATGTTTGGTGATGGCGACAAGGACGACGCGTACGCCCGGACTGGTTTCCGGTAAGGTGTGAATGGTCATGGCTGGTTTTCCTCTTCTTCGATTTCAGTGCTTGTTTTCTTGCGGCAGCCGCGCAGCATGTCGCCGCGCACGCGGTCAGGGTTCTTGACCAGCAGCAGCGACAGGTAATTGACCTTCGTTCCCTTGAGTTCGGCCACGTCGTGAACAATCCGCTCGACCGGCGAGCCGGCTTTTTCAATGAAGCGGCTGTGCGCCAGCAAGCCCCGGCGCGCCAGCAGGTCGATCAGGTCGTCCAGCAGCGGCTTGACCTTCATCAGCACCAGCGTGTCGAAGTCGTCCAACATCTTTTCGACCGCCGCGATGCCGTAGGCGGCGGGCACGATGGCAATCGTGTCGTCCTGCTCCGACAGCGGCATCTGCAGCCGGGCGCAGGCCGCGTTGAACGAGGTCACGCCGGGCACGATGTCGATGTTGGCGTCAGCGTCCAACTCGCGCAGCACGCGCGCCAAATAGCAAAAGCTGGCGTAGGTGGAGGCATCGCCTTCGACCAGGAACAGCACGTCCCGCCCTTGCGCCAGCAGCGCCTGCACGGTTTGCGCGGCCTTGAGCCAGTGGCGGGCGAGCTTTTCCACATCGTGCGTCATGGGGAACAGCAGCGGCTGGTGCGCTGCCGGCAGCGCCAGCCCGGCGCGCAGCGCGATGTCGAGCGCGTAGCTTTCCTTGCGCAGGCTGCGCACCGGGTAAGTCCACACGGCATCGGAACGCTCCAGCAAGGCCCAGGCGCGGCGCGTGATCAGGCCCGGATCGCCGGGGCCTAAAGACACGCCGAACAGGTGGCCCGGCGCGATGGCCGGAGAAACCGCTTGAAGATCAGTCATTGCTTTTCTCCGTCTTTCCGGGCGCACACCAGCCAGACCGGGTTTTCAGCGGCCATGCGGTTCATGTGCAAAATCGGCTTGCTGCGCGAGGCCTGCAGCTGCAGCACATCCCAGGACACGCCCAGCGCCTTGAGCGTTTCGACGGCCGTTCCCAGGTTTTCGAGCGTGACGAAGTTCATCACCAGCCAGCCCTCGGATTTCATGCGCTGCAATACCAGGCGGATCAGCCCGGCCAGTTCGCCGCCCGAGCCGCCGATGAACACGGCATCCGGGTCGGGCCAGTGCTGCAGGCCTTCGGGCGCCTTGCCATGCACCAGCGTGTGGTTGCTGATGCCCATCGCCCGGCGGTTGGCCCGCACGATGGCGCTGTCATCGACGTTTTTTTCAATCGCGTACACATGGCCCTGGCTGCACAGCCGCGCAGCTTCCAGGCCCACGGAACCCGAGCCGGCGCCAATGTCCCAGACCACGCTGCCGGCGCGCAGTTGCATGCGGGCCAGCGACACCACGCGCACTTCGTTCTTGGTGATCAGGCCTTTTTCCGGGTAGCGCTGCTGGTAGCTGGCATCGGGCAGGCCCAGCAGCACCGGCTGCGTGCGCGCACGGATGCGCCACAGCAGCACCACGTTCGGATCGGCAAACGGCATCTGCGCGGCGGCACTGATGCTCATGCCGCTGACGATGCGTTCGTCGGGCTGGCACAGGCGCTCGGCCACCGCCATCTCGAAATCATCGGCCAGGCCCTCCGTGACCAGCATGCGGGCGATGCGGTCGGGCGTGTTGGCGGGGCTGGTGAGAATAGCCAGGCGGTCGTTTTGCCGTATGTCACGCAGCAGCGCGTAGAGGCCGTGGCCAGGCTCCGAACCTTCCGCCCAGTCGCCGGCATCCTTGCTGTGGACCGACGAAAACTTCATGTCCTGCCACGGCAGACTGAGCCGGGCGCAGGCCAGTTGCAGCGTCGAGACATTGGGCAGCACCTCGATGGCCTCGATGCACAGGCGCGACGCCAGGTAGGCGGCGATGCCGTGGCACAAGGGGTCGCCGGTGGCAAGCACCACCACACGCTGGGCGTCGGCCTGGGCGGCGCGAATCCACTCCGGCACCTGCGACAGCGCGCCGGTCAGGTCAAGCCGCTGGGCAGACGGGTCGATGTGCGCGCCAAACAGCTGCAGCACGCGCGTGCCGCCAATCACCAGTTGCGCCTGCTGCAAATGCGCCAGCGCGGCGCGGCCCAGGCTGGCCTCGCCGTCATCGAGCACGCCGATGATCCGGCATTTTTCAATCAGATTTATCGTTTCGGAATTCAAGGGGCCTCCGCTATCTTGCGACCGTCAAAGTCGCAGACCAGCACTTTCAAATCAAATTTATCGGGATAACGCGCCTGCAGGGTCTGAATCACGCGCTGCGCCAGCGCGGTGTGAAAGGCCGTGCCCAGGCCCAGCGCATCCATGCGCTCGCCGGCATAACGCGCGGTTTCGTTCTGGCGAATCGCCTCGCACACCTCGGGCGCCGCGCCCAGGCCGGCGGCAATGTCGGCCAGCAGGCCGGTATCGACCTCGGCGCGGCCGGCGTGGGTGATGGTTTCGCCCTGCGCTATTTTTGTCAGCTTGCCGACCATGCCGCCGATCACTACCTGCTTCAAACCAGCCTTCACCGCCGCGCTCATGGCGTAGCGCAAGAAATCGCCCATCTGCACAAAAGCCGGCTCGGGCAGGTGCGGCATTTCGGCCATCACGAATTTCTCGGTGCGCCCGCCGGTGGTCAGCACCACCACGCCGTGGCCCAGCGTGCCCGCCACCTGCACGCCCTGCACCACGCTGGCCCGGTAGGCCGCCGTCGAATACGGCTTGACGATGCCGGTGGTGCCCAGGATGGAAATGCCGCCCAGGATGCCCAGCCGGGCGTTCAAAGTCTTCCTGGCCATCTCCACGCCTTGCGGCACCGAAATGCAGACCTCGAAGCCGGCCTCGTCCAGCAGTTCGCCGGCCGCAGCCTGCACATTGGCCGTGATGTTGCGACGCGGCACCGGGTTGATGGCCGGGCCGCCCACCGTCAGCCCCAGGCCGGGCATGGTCACGGTGCCGACGCCAAAACCGCCGGTCAGCAGCACCTGGCCGGGCAGGTCGCGGCGCAGCGTCACGTCGGCCGTGAGGTGCGCCTTGTCGGTGCAGTCGGGGTCGTCGCCCGCGTCCTTGATGACCATGGCGTGGGCGGTGTCGCCGTTGACCGCGCCGTCCAGTACCGAAAACGTCACCAGGTCGCCATTAGGCAGCAGGCATTCGATGCGGTCCGGCACCTGTCCGGTTACCAGCCCCAGCGTGGCCGCGCGCGCCGCCGCCGCCGAACACGCGCCGGTGGTGAAGCCGGTGCGCGTGCCGCGCGGCGCGTTTTTGTCCATCATGCGAGGGTTTTCCGCGCCAGCTCTTGCGCTTCGGCCAGCCCCAGCAGGGCATGAATGGCGGCCACCACCAGCGTCGAGCCGCCCTTGCGGCCGCGAATCACCACCCAGGGCACGTCATTTTCCAGCGCCATCAGATCCTTGGATTCGGCCGCCGAGACAAAGCCGACCGGCATGCCGACGACCAGCGCCGGGCGCGCGCCCTCGTCATGGATCAGCCGCACCAGTTCGATCAGTGCGGTCGGCGCATTGCCGATGCCGACAATGGCGCCGTCGATCAAGCCCAGCCGGTGCGCCTTGCGCATGGCCTGCACGGCGCGGGTCGTGCCTTCGGCCTTGGCGGCTTCAATCACATCGGCATCCGAGATGAACTGGTGCGTGGCCATGCCGAAATGGCCCAGCCGCGGCGCCGACAGGCCGACGCAGATCATCTCCACATCGGCGACCACGCGGGTGCCGCGCGACAGGATGGCGGCCACGCCGGCGTCCACCGCGCGCGGGTGAAAGTCGGTCAGGCCGTTGAAGTCGAAGTCGGCATTGGCGTGGATCATGCGGCGCACGATGGGCCACTGGCCGGCGGTGTAGGCATGCGCGGCCACTTCGCGGTCAATCACGGCAAAGGAGTCATGCTCGATGGCCCGGCCGGCGGCGGTGAGCTGCTCGGTGACGGTGTTGGCGGTATTCATGGGTGGGCGTGCTCGTGGCGATGGTCGTGCGGATGCGCGTGGTCATGCGGATGAATCTGAACGATGGCCTGGGCATGCGGATGCGGGTGTTCGTGAGCGTGGTGGTGGTCGTGCGCAATGGCATCGTCATGGTGATGCCCGCCCAGGCCATGTTCAACGCCGAATTCGCGGTACTTGCAGCCGTCGCACGGCATGCGCAACTCCGGCGCGCCGCGCTTCAGGTCATTCACCCGCGCTTCCAGCAGCTCAAAGATTTCGCGTTCAAAACCGAAGTACGCCGTCGAGGTAAAGCGGATGGCCGGGTACTGCGCTTTCAGGTTTTCAACCTGCCGCGTGATGCGCTCGACCAGCGTGCCGTTGAACAGGTAGTACGGCAGCACCACCACCTGCGTCATGCCCAGCAGGCTTTGCCGCTGCACGGCTTTTTCAAGGCGCGGCCAGGTGATGCCGGTGAACGCCAGATCGACCAGTTCATGGTCGGTTTCCTCCATCAGCCAGCGCGCCATCTTGGCCATCTCGCCGTTGGCCTGCCGGTCCGACGAGCCGCGCCCCAGCATCACCACGCCCGTGGTCGTCGGGTCGGGCATGTCCAGCGCCTGCATCGCGCCTTTCAGGCGGCGCTTGACGATGGACAGAATCGGGTCGCAGGCCGCGAGGTGCGGCGCGTACAGGAACTGCACCTGCGCAAACTTCAGGCGCGCGCCGTCAATGGCCTGCGGAATGTCCATCTTGACGTGGCCGGCGGCATTCAGGATCAACGGCACCACCAGCACCCGCTGCGCGCCTGTCGCGGCGCGGCGCAGGCCTTCGCTCATGGTGATCTCGGAGAACTCGATGAAGCAAACCTCGATGCGCCAGCCTGGCTGGCGCACGCGCCACTGCTGCGCAAAGGCTTCAATCTCGTCGTTGCCCGATTTTTCGCGTGAGCCGTGGCCCACCAGAAGAATAGTGTCTGCAGTCATGGTGTTTCCGGAAGGTCTTGGGGAATGTCGGGCGTCGCGCCGGTGCTGGCGCGCCGGAATTTGTGGGTAAAGCTGGCGTCGTACAGCTTGGACTTGGCCAGCGTTTGCCAGTGCCGCGCGCCCAGCGTCGGGCTGGCGATGATCATGGACTGGCTGACGATTTTTGCCTCGCGGCACAGGGCCTGGATGGTCGCCACCGTGCCCCGGATGATTTTTTCCTCGCCCGGCCAGCTGGCCTTGTGGACCACCACCACCGGCGCGTCCGGCGACCAGCCGGCCGCCGTCAGCGCCGCCGTGACACGTCCCATCAGCGTGATGCTCAAGAAGATGCACAGGGTGCTGTGGTGCGCCGCCAGCGCTGCCAGCGACTCGCCCTCGGGCATCGGCGTGCGCCCTTCCATCCGGGTAAAAATCACGGTTTGCGTAACTTCGGGCAGCGTCAGGCTTTCCACCGCCGCCGCCGCCGAGGCCATGGCCGACGACACGCCCGGCACCACCGCAATCGGAACGCCCGCCGCGTCCAGCGGCTGCACCAGCTCGATCAGCGCGCCATACAGACCGGGGTCGCCGGTCTGCAGGCGCACCACGGTCTGGCAGCGCCCGGCCTGCGCGATCAGCCAGGCCGACATCTGCTCCAGCGTCATGTCCTTGCTGTCGGCGATCACGCAGCCCGCCGGCGCCCAGCGCGTGGCGGCCTCGCTGACCAGGGAACCGGCGAACAAAATAGCGCCGGCGCGCTCGATCAGCGCCCGGCCCTTCACGGTGATGAGTTCCGGGTCGCCAGGCCCTGCGCCCACAAACCAGACAGTGCCGCCGTTCATGACATCGACGCTGAAAAGCGTTGCCTCAACATATCGTCCCCTCCACGCCCATCGCGCGATAGATTAAATGGGTGTGATGCAGCGAAGGGGAGAAAAGGACAGAGAAGGCGAAGCCGCAAGAGCAGCGGATGCCGGTGCAAAAGATGCCCGAAACCGCTGTGGACTGTCGCCTGCTGACCCTTGCCCATCGCAAGATCACGCGCAAGAAATCAGGCCGGTCTCCGGGCTCACGAGTGAAGAAGCTAAAAAGCTTGTTCTGCCAGACCCCCTTCCCATGCGTTGGCACAGTGGTGATGGACCTGGCTTTGACTCGTTTACCGTTGCGAGGGCAGCGTCGGAATAGCGTGGGTTGGTGAATAAACCCGTGCGCACCGACTTCCCGTTTAAGCCTGCAAACCGAAGTCCGCAGGCCACCTGAATTACCGTTTCAGTTTAGCACCCTGAAAATCACTTTCGCAAAACCGCTGGTTGAATCCATCGGTTGCTCCTGATTAAATAGCTGCTGATGCAGGTGGAGTATGCGCAAAAGGCACTATTGCCACTATTTTGGCGTTTGGCGTTTGGCGCGCTCTCAAAGCCGTCTCAGGCGCCCCAGCCCGGCAGTGACCGAAACACCCACAGCAAGAGGCTGATCGACCCGAATGACGCCACGGTGGCGCCCAGCAGGGCCGCAGCCGCCAGGCCATCGCGGCCATACTTTTGCGCCAGGATCGTGTAGATGCCCAGCATGGGGCAAGCCGCCGTCAGCAGCAGGCCCATGCGCATCTGCGGCTCCATGGGCGTCAAGCCGCCGACCTCTGAAAGCAGCAGCACGGCCAGCATGACCAGCGGGTGCAGCAGCAGCTTGCCCACGGCAATCTGCACCACCTGGCGCCGCATGCCCTGGATTTTCAGCCCCACCAGCGCCCCGCCGATCACGAACAGCGACAGCGCGCCGCTGGCCTGGGAAAACAGCGTGACCGTGCGCGCGACCGGAGACGGCAGTTGCCAGCCCATCACCGACACCATGAGCCCGGCCAGCAGCCCGAGCACCATCGGGTTGCGCAGCAAATTCACCAGCGACTGGCGCAGCACCAGATGCCAGGCGCCGCTGCGCCCCTGGCCACTTTCAGCCAGCCCCAGCAGCAGCGGGATCAAAATAAGATTTTCGACCATCATGTTCAGGCCCAGCACCACGCCGGCCACCGGGCCGAGGGTCAGCAAGGCAATCGGATAGCCGACGAAACCGCTGTTGGAGCAGGACATGCCCATGGCGTAGTAGGCGCTGGTGGTGCCGTCTTGCCCGGCCACGCGGCGCGCCCACAGCCAGCCCAGGCCCAGCGTCAGCAGCGAGCCGGCCGCATAGAGGAACAGGTAGCGGCCATTGAGAATCTCGCCAATCGGGCGCTGCGCCAGCGCGTTGAACAGCAGCGCAGGCAGCGCCAGGTTGATCACGAACTTGCCCATCACGCGCATGTCGGCCGGACTGAACAAACCCCGCCGCGTGGTGATAAAACCCAGGACGATGGTGAAATAGATGGGGCCGGTGATGGCCAGGATATCGAGCATCAGCAGCAGTCAGCCACAGTCGCCTTCAATCACGGCTTGCGCGCAGCCAGCAGGCGGTCGGCGTACTCCTGCCAGCGGGCGCCCTTGTCAACCCCCGCAAAGACGCCGGCCCTGGCCTGGTCGGCCACCCACTGGTGCTTGGTGGCGATGGCGGCGGTCATCAAGGGCTCGAACCCGGCTTCGCGCACCGTGTTGGCCGACTCGCGCATTTCCTCGGCCCGGCGCTGGCCGTGCTGCACCACCCGGCTGAAGAAGTAGGCGCCCTGCGCGCTCCAGTCGATGCCCGGAAAGGTTTCCTGCAGCGTCGGCAGCACCTGGTCTTCGACGCCGTAGGCGCGGGCCGTGGCGTAGCTCTCGATCACCAGCGCTTCGAGCCCCTTGATCATGATGCTGCGGCACATCTTGATGGCGCTGGCCACGCCGAGCCGCTCACTCACGGCCCTGGCATCCATGCCCCAGCCGGCCAGCAGCGGCGCCAGTTCGGCGGCCCGGGCGCCGCCCAGCAGCATCGGCACCCGGATGCCATAAGGCGGCACCGAGGTCATCACGCCGGCTTCGACATAATGCGCGCCGGCCGCGTCAATCAGGGCGGCGCACTGCTGCTTGGTGCCGGGCGAGGCGGAATTGAGGTCCAGGAAAATGGCGCCGGGACGGATGAATTGCGCGGCCTCCCGCGCCACGGCCAGGGTGCTGGAGGCGGTCACGGCCGAGATGACCAGGTCGCTCGCCTCGCACAGCGCCTGCAGGCAAGGCTGGGCCGTCACGCCGGCCGCAGCCGCATGCGCCAGCTCGGCCGCCTGCGTGGCTGGACCGGCCAGCTTCAAGTCCCAGACGGACATGGCGGCGATGCCCGGTTGCTCCTTCAGGCCGGCACTGAAGATTTTGCCGACTTCGCCATAGCCGACAAGGCCGATGTTGTTGATGTTCATGAAAATGACCCGGTAAAAAGTAAAGGCTGCGAGGCTACTGGCATTGTGCGCATTTCGCCTGGCTTGCACAGGCCCTGCCCAATCTAGCTGCCAGACTGAAAACGAATAACCGCCCGTGGCCCGGCATCTGCCGCTCAAAGACAAAACGCCCCGTGCTTTGCGAGCACGGGGCGTTCTGGATGGAGGGTTTTACTTGGTCTTTACCTGCCTGTCAAAACCTCATCAGGGCAAATCAGACAGATCACTTCAGTTCAGCGCTGATTTTTTGCCGTCCTTGTACACATACAGGGTGATGGCAGGGTTTTTCAATTCGCCGTTGGGCTCGAATGCGATGGTGGTGGTCACGCCCTTATAGTTTGTTTTGATCAGCTCAGGCGTGTAAACCTTTGGATCGGTGGATTTGGCGCGCTTCATGGCGTCAACGAGTACAAACGTTGCGTCATAGGTGTAGGGGCTGTAAATCTGGAACTGGCCAGGATATTTGGCGTCGTAACGCTTTTTCCAGGCTTCGCCGCCTGGCATCTTGGACAGCGATGCTCCGCCTTCGGCGCAAACCACATTGCCAATGGTCTTGGCGCCGCCAGCCAGCTTGGCCACTTCAGCGGTGCAGATGCCGTCACCGCCAAAAAACTTGACGTTGCTCATGCCGAGTTGCTCCATCTGGCGCAGCATTGGACCGCCTTGCGCATCCATGCCGCCGAAGAAAACCGCATCGGGGCTTTTGGATTTGACGGCGGTCAGAATCGCCATGAAGTCAGTCGCCTTGTCGGTGGTGTACTGCTCATCGACAACCGTCATGCCCTTGGCCATGGCGGTCTTTTTGAACACTTCGGCCACGCCCTGGCCGTAAGCGGTACGGTCGTCGATGATCGCGACTTTTTTCAGTTTCAGTGCATCGGCGG comes from Polaromonas naphthalenivorans CJ2 and encodes:
- a CDS encoding NAD(P)-dependent oxidoreductase — translated: MNINNIGLVGYGEVGKIFSAGLKEQPGIAAMSVWDLKLAGPATQAAELAHAAAAGVTAQPCLQALCEASDLVISAVTASSTLAVAREAAQFIRPGAIFLDLNSASPGTKQQCAALIDAAGAHYVEAGVMTSVPPYGIRVPMLLGGARAAELAPLLAGWGMDARAVSERLGVASAIKMCRSIMIKGLEALVIESYATARAYGVEDQVLPTLQETFPGIDWSAQGAYFFSRVVQHGQRRAEEMRESANTVREAGFEPLMTAAIATKHQWVADQARAGVFAGVDKGARWQEYADRLLAARKP
- a CDS encoding AEC family transporter; the encoded protein is MLDILAITGPIYFTIVLGFITTRRGLFSPADMRVMGKFVINLALPALLFNALAQRPIGEILNGRYLFLYAAGSLLTLGLGWLWARRVAGQDGTTSAYYAMGMSCSNSGFVGYPIALLTLGPVAGVVLGLNMMVENLILIPLLLGLAESGQGRSGAWHLVLRQSLVNLLRNPMVLGLLAGLMVSVMGWQLPSPVARTVTLFSQASGALSLFVIGGALVGLKIQGMRRQVVQIAVGKLLLHPLVMLAVLLLSEVGGLTPMEPQMRMGLLLTAACPMLGIYTILAQKYGRDGLAAAALLGATVASFGSISLLLWVFRSLPGWGA
- a CDS encoding branched-chain amino acid ABC transporter substrate-binding protein, which gives rise to MQMKLKLTVVATLAMVAGLASAQDAVVKIGHVAPMSGAQAHYGKDNENGVRMAIEELNTQNIVIGGKKIKFELVAEDDAADPKQGTAVAQKLCDSKVAGVVGHLNSGTTIPASKVYNDCGIPMVTGAATNPNLTKPGYKTTYRIIANDNALGAGLAFYAADALKLKKVAIIDDRTAYGQGVAEVFKKTAMAKGMTVVDEQYTTDKATDFMAILTAVKSKSPDAVFFGGMDAQGGPMLRQMEQLGMSNVKFFGGDGICTAEVAKLAGGAKTIGNVVCAEGGASLSKMPGGEAWKKRYDAKYPGQFQIYSPYTYDATFVLVDAMKRAKSTDPKVYTPELIKTNYKGVTTTIAFEPNGELKNPAITLYVYKDGKKSALN